The Glycine soja cultivar W05 chromosome 6, ASM419377v2, whole genome shotgun sequence genome has a window encoding:
- the LOC114415002 gene encoding uncharacterized protein LOC114415002 isoform X7 — protein sequence MRLRKGNKVEIRGNADGLSVEWCCARIISGDGHTYSVQYDCSSTTSEASIERVSRKAIRPCPPLIKGIESWAANDHVEVYIAGSWRAATVLKVIGGDFYLVRLWVSCKEFNVLKVNMRARQSWQNGQWVVMSKGSGMSGDVMSSRYLISNSYKDQPENQCRNIFSPGLDASGLQESRLASSSTLKRMSPYDSSVIEAYPRKLRDVENMGGCERFKAVATAPLLQKVDAVAYPQNIMGEKCMHTSYTNGANQYYETGKENPCNVSTHFLERIEEPDYSCSDQSSVGSCSVISSNSNKFSSDTLAGSCQDEDSLCSDAESLDVEPVNEGCSTSFEEVVAERIHRASVGGLHALLPMAKYDASMCYIRVVNHTGFLSHGLPMMHKQMCGVLTWQQIAAAIVLCGCYSRL from the exons ATGAGATTGAGAAAGGGAAATAAGGTGGAGATCCGTGGCAATGCTGATGGACTTAGTGTGGAATGGTGTTGTGCTCGTATAATTTCTGGTGATGGACACACCTACAGTGTCCAGTATGACTGTTCTAGCACAACAAGCGAGGCCAGCATAGAGAGAGTTTCAAGGAAGGCCATCAGACCATGCCCCCCTCTTATTAAAGGTATTGAGAGTTGGGCAGCAAATGATCATGTGGAGGTTTACATTGCCGGTTCTTGGAGAGCAGCCACTGTTTTGAAAGTCATTGGTGGAGATTTCTACTTGGTTAGGTTGTGGGTATCTTGCAAGGAGTTTAATGTCCTCAAAGTAAACATGAGGGCACGCCAATCTTGGCAAAATGGACAATGGGTTGTCATGTCAAAG GGATCAGGAATGTCTGGAGATGTGATGTCTAGCCGGTATTTGATTTCAAACAGTTACAAGGATCAACCTGAAAATCAGTgcagaaatattttttctccagGATTAGATGCCAGTGGTCTTCAGGAATCTCGTCTGGCTTCATCTTCAACATTGAAGAGAATGTCCCCTTATGACTCCTCTGTTATTGAGGCTTATCCCAGAAAATTAAGGGATGTTGAGAATATGGGTGGGTGTGAAAGGTTCAAAGCTGTAGCCACAGCCCCCTTGCTGCAAAAGGTAGATGCTGTTGCTTACCCACAAAATATTATGGGTGAAAAATGCATGCATACTTCCTATACTAATGGTGCCAACCAATATTATGAAACAGGAAAGGAGAATCCTTGTAATGTTTCAACACACTTTCTTGAGAGAATTGAAGAACCTGATTATTCTTGTAGTGATCAGAGTTCGGTTGGCAGTTGTAGTGTGATAAGTAGTAACTCAAATAAATTTTCCAGTGATACTTTAGCAGGTTCTTGCCAGGATGAAGATTCCCTTTGCAGTGATGCAGAATCTCTAGATGTTGAACCTGTGAATGAAGGATGCTCCACTTCTTTCGAAGAGGTTGTAGCAGAAAGAATTCATAG GGCCAGTGTAGGAGGCTTGCATGCCTTGCTTCCAATGGCTAAGTATGATGCTAG TATGTGTTATATCAGGGTAGTTAATCACACTGGATTTCTGTCACATGGCCTCCCCATGATGCATAAGCAGATGTGTGGTGTGTTGACATGGCAGCAAATTGCAGCTGCAATAGTGCTTTGCGGCTGTTACTCCAGACTG TAA
- the LOC114415002 gene encoding uncharacterized protein LOC114415002 isoform X1, which yields MRLRKGNKVEIRGNADGLSVEWCCARIISGDGHTYSVQYDCSSTTSEASIERVSRKAIRPCPPLIKGIESWAANDHVEVYIAGSWRAATVLKVIGGDFYLVRLWVSCKEFNVLKVNMRARQSWQNGQWVVMSKGSGMSGDVMSSRYLISNSYKDQPENQCRNIFSPGLDASGLQESRLASSSTLKRMSPYDSSVIEAYPRKLRDVENMGGCERFKAVATAPLLQKVDAVAYPQNIMGEKCMHTSYTNGANQYYETGKENPCNVSTHFLERIEEPDYSCSDQSSVGSCSVISSNSNKFSSDTLAGSCQDEDSLCSDAESLDVEPVNEGCSTSFEEVVAERIHRASVGGLHALLPMAKYDASMCYIRVVNHTGFLSHGLPMMHKQMCGVLTWQQIAAAIVLCGCYSRLSITACQLPCLVLVCVMCCAIPISQSSVFTAPCAPLFCLKKEHHCFALCCPTAIDLLIMP from the exons ATGAGATTGAGAAAGGGAAATAAGGTGGAGATCCGTGGCAATGCTGATGGACTTAGTGTGGAATGGTGTTGTGCTCGTATAATTTCTGGTGATGGACACACCTACAGTGTCCAGTATGACTGTTCTAGCACAACAAGCGAGGCCAGCATAGAGAGAGTTTCAAGGAAGGCCATCAGACCATGCCCCCCTCTTATTAAAGGTATTGAGAGTTGGGCAGCAAATGATCATGTGGAGGTTTACATTGCCGGTTCTTGGAGAGCAGCCACTGTTTTGAAAGTCATTGGTGGAGATTTCTACTTGGTTAGGTTGTGGGTATCTTGCAAGGAGTTTAATGTCCTCAAAGTAAACATGAGGGCACGCCAATCTTGGCAAAATGGACAATGGGTTGTCATGTCAAAG GGATCAGGAATGTCTGGAGATGTGATGTCTAGCCGGTATTTGATTTCAAACAGTTACAAGGATCAACCTGAAAATCAGTgcagaaatattttttctccagGATTAGATGCCAGTGGTCTTCAGGAATCTCGTCTGGCTTCATCTTCAACATTGAAGAGAATGTCCCCTTATGACTCCTCTGTTATTGAGGCTTATCCCAGAAAATTAAGGGATGTTGAGAATATGGGTGGGTGTGAAAGGTTCAAAGCTGTAGCCACAGCCCCCTTGCTGCAAAAGGTAGATGCTGTTGCTTACCCACAAAATATTATGGGTGAAAAATGCATGCATACTTCCTATACTAATGGTGCCAACCAATATTATGAAACAGGAAAGGAGAATCCTTGTAATGTTTCAACACACTTTCTTGAGAGAATTGAAGAACCTGATTATTCTTGTAGTGATCAGAGTTCGGTTGGCAGTTGTAGTGTGATAAGTAGTAACTCAAATAAATTTTCCAGTGATACTTTAGCAGGTTCTTGCCAGGATGAAGATTCCCTTTGCAGTGATGCAGAATCTCTAGATGTTGAACCTGTGAATGAAGGATGCTCCACTTCTTTCGAAGAGGTTGTAGCAGAAAGAATTCATAG GGCCAGTGTAGGAGGCTTGCATGCCTTGCTTCCAATGGCTAAGTATGATGCTAG TATGTGTTATATCAGGGTAGTTAATCACACTGGATTTCTGTCACATGGCCTCCCCATGATGCATAAGCAGATGTGTGGTGTGTTGACATGGCAGCAAATTGCAGCTGCAATAGTGCTTTGCGGCTGTTACTCCAGACTG TCCATCACTGCCTGCCAGCTGCCCTGCCTTGTTCTTGTGTGCGTGATGTGTTGTGCAATTCCCATTTCACAATCTTCTGTTTTCACAGCTCCATGCGCTCCTCTGTTCTGCCTTAAGAAAGAACACCACTGTTTTGCACTTTGTTGTCCTACAGCCATTGACTTGTTAATTATGCCTTAA
- the LOC114415003 gene encoding GTP-binding nuclear protein Ran-3-like, translated as MALPNQQTVDYPSFKLVIVGDGGTGKTTFVKRHLTGEFEKKYEPTIGVEVHPLDFFTNCGKIRFYCWDTAGQEKFGGLRDGYYIHGQCAIIMFDVTARLTYKNVPTWHRDLCRVCENIPIVLCGNKVDVKNRQVKAKQVTFHRKKNLQYYEISAKSNYNFEKPFLYLARKLAGDPNLHFVESPALAPPEVQIDLAAQQQHEAELLAAASQPLPDDDDESFE; from the exons ATG GCTTTGCCCAACCAGCAAACCGTGGATTACCCTAGTTTCAAACTCGTTATCGTCGGCGATGGTGGCACAG GAAAGACAACCTTTGTGAAAAGGCATCTCACCGGAGAATTCGAGAAGAAATATGAGC CAACCATCGGTGTGGAGGTTCACCCATTGGATTTTTTCACAAACTGTGGAAAGATTCGATTTTACTGCTGGGATACTGCTGGACAGGAGAAATTTGGTGGCCTCAGAGATGGATACTA TATCCATGGACAATGTGCTATTATCATGTTTGATGTTACTGCCCGGCTAACATACAAAAATGTTCCCACCTGGCACCGTGATCTTTGCAG GGTCTGTGAGAACATCCCAATTGTTCTTTGCGGTAACAAGGTTGATGTCAAGAACAGGCAAGTTAAGGCAAAGCAGGTTACATTCCACAGGAAGAAGAATTTGCAGTACTATGAGATTTCAGCTAAGAGCAACTACAACTTTGAAAAGCCATTCTTATATTTGGCCAGGAAACTTGCAGG TGATCCTAACTTGCACTTCGTAGAATCTCCTGCATTGGCTCCACCAGAAGTTCAAATTGATTTAGCTGCACAGCAACA GCACGAGGCTGAGCTTCTTGCAGCTGCTAGTCAGCCCCTTCCTGACGATGATGATGAATCTTTTGAGTAG
- the LOC114415004 gene encoding GTP-binding nuclear protein Ran-3, whose amino-acid sequence MALPNQQTVDYPSFKLVIVGDGGTGKTTFVKRHLTGEFEKKYEPTIGVEVHPLDFFTNCGKIRFYCWDTAGQEKFGGLRDGYYIHGQCAIIMFDVTARLTYKNVPTWHRDLCRVCENIPIVLCGNKVDVKNRQVKAKQVTFHRKKNLQYYEISAKSNYNFEKPFLYLARKLAGDANLHFVESPALAPPEVQIDLAAQQQHEAELLAAASQPLPDDDDDQFE is encoded by the exons ATG GCTTTGCCCAATCAGCAAACCGTCGATTACCCCAGCTTCAAGCTTGTCATCGTCGGCGACGGTGGCACAG GAAAGACAACCTTCGTGAAGAGGCATCTCACTGGTGAATTCGAGAAGAAATATGAAC CGACCATTGGTGTGGAGGTTCATCCGTTGGATTTTTTCACGAACTGTGGAAAGATTCGCTTCTATTGTTGGGATACTGCTGGGCAAGAGAAGTTTGGTGGCCTCAGAGATGGATATTA TATCCATGGGCAATGTGCGATTATCATGTTTGATGTTACTGCCCGTCTAACATACAAAAATGTCCCTACCTGGCACCGTGATCTTTGCCG GGTCTGTGAAAACATCCCAATTGTTCTTTGCGGTAACAAGGTTGATGTCAAGAATAGGCAAGTGAAGGCAAAGCAGGTTACTTTTCACAGGAAGAAGAATTTGCAGTACTATGAGATATCTGCTAAGAGCAACTACAATTTTGAAAAGCCATTTTTGTACTTGGCCAGGAAACTTGCAGG CGATGCTAACTTGCACTTTGTAGAATCTCCTGCATTGGCTCCACCAGAAGTTCAAATTGATTTAGCTGCACAACAACA GCACGAGGCTGAGCTTCTTGCAGCTGCTAGTCAGCCCCTTCCTGACGACGATGATGATCAATTTGAGTAG
- the LOC114415002 gene encoding uncharacterized protein LOC114415002 isoform X3, giving the protein MRLRKGNKVEIRGNADGLSVEWCCARIISGDGHTYSVQYDCSSTTSEASIERVSRKAIRPCPPLIKGIESWAANDHVEVYIAGSWRAATVLKVIGGDFYLVRLWVSCKEFNVLKVNMRARQSWQNGQWVVMSKGSGMSGDVMSSRYLISNSYKDQPENQCRNIFSPGLDASGLQESRLASSSTLKRMSPYDSSVIEAYPRKLRDVENMGGCERFKAVATAPLLQKVDAVAYPQNIMGEKCMHTSYTNGANQYYETGKENPCNVSTHFLERIEEPDYSCSDQSSVGSCSVISSNSNKFSSDTLAGSCQDEDSLCSDAESLDVEPVNEGCSTSFEEVVAERIHRASVGGLHALLPMAKYDARVVNHTGFLSHGLPMMHKQMCGVLTWQQIAAAIVLCGCYSRLSITACQLPCLVLVCVMCCAIPISQSSVFTAPCAPLFCLKKEHHCFALCCPTAIDLLIMP; this is encoded by the exons ATGAGATTGAGAAAGGGAAATAAGGTGGAGATCCGTGGCAATGCTGATGGACTTAGTGTGGAATGGTGTTGTGCTCGTATAATTTCTGGTGATGGACACACCTACAGTGTCCAGTATGACTGTTCTAGCACAACAAGCGAGGCCAGCATAGAGAGAGTTTCAAGGAAGGCCATCAGACCATGCCCCCCTCTTATTAAAGGTATTGAGAGTTGGGCAGCAAATGATCATGTGGAGGTTTACATTGCCGGTTCTTGGAGAGCAGCCACTGTTTTGAAAGTCATTGGTGGAGATTTCTACTTGGTTAGGTTGTGGGTATCTTGCAAGGAGTTTAATGTCCTCAAAGTAAACATGAGGGCACGCCAATCTTGGCAAAATGGACAATGGGTTGTCATGTCAAAG GGATCAGGAATGTCTGGAGATGTGATGTCTAGCCGGTATTTGATTTCAAACAGTTACAAGGATCAACCTGAAAATCAGTgcagaaatattttttctccagGATTAGATGCCAGTGGTCTTCAGGAATCTCGTCTGGCTTCATCTTCAACATTGAAGAGAATGTCCCCTTATGACTCCTCTGTTATTGAGGCTTATCCCAGAAAATTAAGGGATGTTGAGAATATGGGTGGGTGTGAAAGGTTCAAAGCTGTAGCCACAGCCCCCTTGCTGCAAAAGGTAGATGCTGTTGCTTACCCACAAAATATTATGGGTGAAAAATGCATGCATACTTCCTATACTAATGGTGCCAACCAATATTATGAAACAGGAAAGGAGAATCCTTGTAATGTTTCAACACACTTTCTTGAGAGAATTGAAGAACCTGATTATTCTTGTAGTGATCAGAGTTCGGTTGGCAGTTGTAGTGTGATAAGTAGTAACTCAAATAAATTTTCCAGTGATACTTTAGCAGGTTCTTGCCAGGATGAAGATTCCCTTTGCAGTGATGCAGAATCTCTAGATGTTGAACCTGTGAATGAAGGATGCTCCACTTCTTTCGAAGAGGTTGTAGCAGAAAGAATTCATAG GGCCAGTGTAGGAGGCTTGCATGCCTTGCTTCCAATGGCTAAGTATGATGCTAG GGTAGTTAATCACACTGGATTTCTGTCACATGGCCTCCCCATGATGCATAAGCAGATGTGTGGTGTGTTGACATGGCAGCAAATTGCAGCTGCAATAGTGCTTTGCGGCTGTTACTCCAGACTG TCCATCACTGCCTGCCAGCTGCCCTGCCTTGTTCTTGTGTGCGTGATGTGTTGTGCAATTCCCATTTCACAATCTTCTGTTTTCACAGCTCCATGCGCTCCTCTGTTCTGCCTTAAGAAAGAACACCACTGTTTTGCACTTTGTTGTCCTACAGCCATTGACTTGTTAATTATGCCTTAA
- the LOC114415002 gene encoding uncharacterized protein LOC114415002 isoform X2, whose protein sequence is MRLRKGNKVEIRGNADGLSVEWCCARIISGDGHTYSVQYDCSSTTSEASIERVSRKAIRPCPPLIKGIESWAANDHVEVYIAGSWRAATVLKVIGGDFYLVRLWVSCKEFNVLKVNMRARQSWQNGQWVVMSKGSGMSGDVMSSRYLISNSYKDQPENQCRNIFSPGLDASGLQESRLASSSTLKRMSPYDSSVIEAYPRKLRDVENMGGCERFKAVATAPLLQKVDAVAYPQNIMGEKCMHTSYTNGANQYYETGKENPCNVSTHFLERIEEPDYSCSDQSSVGSCSVISSNSNKFSSDTLAGSCQDEDSLCSDAESLDVEPVNEGCSTSFEEVVAERIHRASVGGLHALLPMANMCYIRVVNHTGFLSHGLPMMHKQMCGVLTWQQIAAAIVLCGCYSRLSITACQLPCLVLVCVMCCAIPISQSSVFTAPCAPLFCLKKEHHCFALCCPTAIDLLIMP, encoded by the exons ATGAGATTGAGAAAGGGAAATAAGGTGGAGATCCGTGGCAATGCTGATGGACTTAGTGTGGAATGGTGTTGTGCTCGTATAATTTCTGGTGATGGACACACCTACAGTGTCCAGTATGACTGTTCTAGCACAACAAGCGAGGCCAGCATAGAGAGAGTTTCAAGGAAGGCCATCAGACCATGCCCCCCTCTTATTAAAGGTATTGAGAGTTGGGCAGCAAATGATCATGTGGAGGTTTACATTGCCGGTTCTTGGAGAGCAGCCACTGTTTTGAAAGTCATTGGTGGAGATTTCTACTTGGTTAGGTTGTGGGTATCTTGCAAGGAGTTTAATGTCCTCAAAGTAAACATGAGGGCACGCCAATCTTGGCAAAATGGACAATGGGTTGTCATGTCAAAG GGATCAGGAATGTCTGGAGATGTGATGTCTAGCCGGTATTTGATTTCAAACAGTTACAAGGATCAACCTGAAAATCAGTgcagaaatattttttctccagGATTAGATGCCAGTGGTCTTCAGGAATCTCGTCTGGCTTCATCTTCAACATTGAAGAGAATGTCCCCTTATGACTCCTCTGTTATTGAGGCTTATCCCAGAAAATTAAGGGATGTTGAGAATATGGGTGGGTGTGAAAGGTTCAAAGCTGTAGCCACAGCCCCCTTGCTGCAAAAGGTAGATGCTGTTGCTTACCCACAAAATATTATGGGTGAAAAATGCATGCATACTTCCTATACTAATGGTGCCAACCAATATTATGAAACAGGAAAGGAGAATCCTTGTAATGTTTCAACACACTTTCTTGAGAGAATTGAAGAACCTGATTATTCTTGTAGTGATCAGAGTTCGGTTGGCAGTTGTAGTGTGATAAGTAGTAACTCAAATAAATTTTCCAGTGATACTTTAGCAGGTTCTTGCCAGGATGAAGATTCCCTTTGCAGTGATGCAGAATCTCTAGATGTTGAACCTGTGAATGAAGGATGCTCCACTTCTTTCGAAGAGGTTGTAGCAGAAAGAATTCATAG GGCCAGTGTAGGAGGCTTGCATGCCTTGCTTCCAATGGCTAA TATGTGTTATATCAGGGTAGTTAATCACACTGGATTTCTGTCACATGGCCTCCCCATGATGCATAAGCAGATGTGTGGTGTGTTGACATGGCAGCAAATTGCAGCTGCAATAGTGCTTTGCGGCTGTTACTCCAGACTG TCCATCACTGCCTGCCAGCTGCCCTGCCTTGTTCTTGTGTGCGTGATGTGTTGTGCAATTCCCATTTCACAATCTTCTGTTTTCACAGCTCCATGCGCTCCTCTGTTCTGCCTTAAGAAAGAACACCACTGTTTTGCACTTTGTTGTCCTACAGCCATTGACTTGTTAATTATGCCTTAA
- the LOC114415002 gene encoding uncharacterized protein LOC114415002 isoform X4 — MRLRKGNKVEIRGNADGLSVEWCCARIISGDGHTYSVQYDCSSTTSEASIERVSRKAIRPCPPLIKGIESWAANDHVEVYIAGSWRAATVLKVIGGDFYLVRLWVSCKEFNVLKVNMRARQSWQNGQWVVMSKGSGMSGDVMSSRYLISNSYKDQPENQCRNIFSPGLDASGLQESRLASSSTLKRMSPYDSSVIEAYPRKLRDVENMGGCERFKAVATAPLLQKVDAVAYPQNIMGEKCMHTSYTNGANQYYETGKENPCNVSTHFLERIEEPDYSCSDQSSVGSCSVISSNSNKFSSDTLAGSCQDEDSLCSDAESLDVEPVNEGCSTSFEEVVAERIHRASVGGLHALLPMAKVVNHTGFLSHGLPMMHKQMCGVLTWQQIAAAIVLCGCYSRLSITACQLPCLVLVCVMCCAIPISQSSVFTAPCAPLFCLKKEHHCFALCCPTAIDLLIMP; from the exons ATGAGATTGAGAAAGGGAAATAAGGTGGAGATCCGTGGCAATGCTGATGGACTTAGTGTGGAATGGTGTTGTGCTCGTATAATTTCTGGTGATGGACACACCTACAGTGTCCAGTATGACTGTTCTAGCACAACAAGCGAGGCCAGCATAGAGAGAGTTTCAAGGAAGGCCATCAGACCATGCCCCCCTCTTATTAAAGGTATTGAGAGTTGGGCAGCAAATGATCATGTGGAGGTTTACATTGCCGGTTCTTGGAGAGCAGCCACTGTTTTGAAAGTCATTGGTGGAGATTTCTACTTGGTTAGGTTGTGGGTATCTTGCAAGGAGTTTAATGTCCTCAAAGTAAACATGAGGGCACGCCAATCTTGGCAAAATGGACAATGGGTTGTCATGTCAAAG GGATCAGGAATGTCTGGAGATGTGATGTCTAGCCGGTATTTGATTTCAAACAGTTACAAGGATCAACCTGAAAATCAGTgcagaaatattttttctccagGATTAGATGCCAGTGGTCTTCAGGAATCTCGTCTGGCTTCATCTTCAACATTGAAGAGAATGTCCCCTTATGACTCCTCTGTTATTGAGGCTTATCCCAGAAAATTAAGGGATGTTGAGAATATGGGTGGGTGTGAAAGGTTCAAAGCTGTAGCCACAGCCCCCTTGCTGCAAAAGGTAGATGCTGTTGCTTACCCACAAAATATTATGGGTGAAAAATGCATGCATACTTCCTATACTAATGGTGCCAACCAATATTATGAAACAGGAAAGGAGAATCCTTGTAATGTTTCAACACACTTTCTTGAGAGAATTGAAGAACCTGATTATTCTTGTAGTGATCAGAGTTCGGTTGGCAGTTGTAGTGTGATAAGTAGTAACTCAAATAAATTTTCCAGTGATACTTTAGCAGGTTCTTGCCAGGATGAAGATTCCCTTTGCAGTGATGCAGAATCTCTAGATGTTGAACCTGTGAATGAAGGATGCTCCACTTCTTTCGAAGAGGTTGTAGCAGAAAGAATTCATAG GGCCAGTGTAGGAGGCTTGCATGCCTTGCTTCCAATGGCTAA GGTAGTTAATCACACTGGATTTCTGTCACATGGCCTCCCCATGATGCATAAGCAGATGTGTGGTGTGTTGACATGGCAGCAAATTGCAGCTGCAATAGTGCTTTGCGGCTGTTACTCCAGACTG TCCATCACTGCCTGCCAGCTGCCCTGCCTTGTTCTTGTGTGCGTGATGTGTTGTGCAATTCCCATTTCACAATCTTCTGTTTTCACAGCTCCATGCGCTCCTCTGTTCTGCCTTAAGAAAGAACACCACTGTTTTGCACTTTGTTGTCCTACAGCCATTGACTTGTTAATTATGCCTTAA
- the LOC114415002 gene encoding uncharacterized protein LOC114415002 isoform X6: protein MRLRKGNKVEIRGNADGLSVEWCCARIISGDGHTYSVQYDCSSTTSEASIERVSRKAIRPCPPLIKGIESWAANDHVEVYIAGSWRAATVLKVIGGDFYLVRLWVSCKEFNVLKVNMRARQSWQNGQWVVMSKGSGMSGDVMSSRYLISNSYKDQPENQCRNIFSPGLDASGLQESRLASSSTLKRMSPYDSSVIEAYPRKLRDVENMGGCERFKAVATAPLLQKVDAVAYPQNIMGEKCMHTSYTNGANQYYETGKENPCNVSTHFLERIEEPDYSCSDQSSVGSCSVISSNSNKFSSDTLAGSCQDEDSLCSDAESLDVEPVNEGCSTSFEEVVAERIHRASVGGLHALLPMAKYDASMCYIRVVNHTGFLSHGLPMMHKQMCGVLTWQQIAAAIVLCGCYSRLFWLWIQWVSLYCDYC, encoded by the exons ATGAGATTGAGAAAGGGAAATAAGGTGGAGATCCGTGGCAATGCTGATGGACTTAGTGTGGAATGGTGTTGTGCTCGTATAATTTCTGGTGATGGACACACCTACAGTGTCCAGTATGACTGTTCTAGCACAACAAGCGAGGCCAGCATAGAGAGAGTTTCAAGGAAGGCCATCAGACCATGCCCCCCTCTTATTAAAGGTATTGAGAGTTGGGCAGCAAATGATCATGTGGAGGTTTACATTGCCGGTTCTTGGAGAGCAGCCACTGTTTTGAAAGTCATTGGTGGAGATTTCTACTTGGTTAGGTTGTGGGTATCTTGCAAGGAGTTTAATGTCCTCAAAGTAAACATGAGGGCACGCCAATCTTGGCAAAATGGACAATGGGTTGTCATGTCAAAG GGATCAGGAATGTCTGGAGATGTGATGTCTAGCCGGTATTTGATTTCAAACAGTTACAAGGATCAACCTGAAAATCAGTgcagaaatattttttctccagGATTAGATGCCAGTGGTCTTCAGGAATCTCGTCTGGCTTCATCTTCAACATTGAAGAGAATGTCCCCTTATGACTCCTCTGTTATTGAGGCTTATCCCAGAAAATTAAGGGATGTTGAGAATATGGGTGGGTGTGAAAGGTTCAAAGCTGTAGCCACAGCCCCCTTGCTGCAAAAGGTAGATGCTGTTGCTTACCCACAAAATATTATGGGTGAAAAATGCATGCATACTTCCTATACTAATGGTGCCAACCAATATTATGAAACAGGAAAGGAGAATCCTTGTAATGTTTCAACACACTTTCTTGAGAGAATTGAAGAACCTGATTATTCTTGTAGTGATCAGAGTTCGGTTGGCAGTTGTAGTGTGATAAGTAGTAACTCAAATAAATTTTCCAGTGATACTTTAGCAGGTTCTTGCCAGGATGAAGATTCCCTTTGCAGTGATGCAGAATCTCTAGATGTTGAACCTGTGAATGAAGGATGCTCCACTTCTTTCGAAGAGGTTGTAGCAGAAAGAATTCATAG GGCCAGTGTAGGAGGCTTGCATGCCTTGCTTCCAATGGCTAAGTATGATGCTAG TATGTGTTATATCAGGGTAGTTAATCACACTGGATTTCTGTCACATGGCCTCCCCATGATGCATAAGCAGATGTGTGGTGTGTTGACATGGCAGCAAATTGCAGCTGCAATAGTGCTTTGCGGCTGTTACTCCAGACTG TTTTGGCTATGGATACAATGGGTCTCATTATATTGCGATTATTGTTGA
- the LOC114415002 gene encoding uncharacterized protein LOC114415002 isoform X5: MRLRKGNKVEIRGNADGLSVEWCCARIISGDGHTYSVQYDCSSTTSEASIERVSRKAIRPCPPLIKGIESWAANDHVEVYIAGSWRAATVLKVIGGDFYLVRLWVSCKEFNVLKVNMRARQSWQNGQWVVMSKGSGMSGDVMSSRYLISNSYKDQPENQCRNIFSPGLDASGLQESRLASSSTLKRMSPYDSSVIEAYPRKLRDVENMGGCERFKAVATAPLLQKVDAVAYPQNIMGEKCMHTSYTNGANQYYETGKENPCNVSTHFLERIEEPDYSCSDQSSVGSCSVISSNSNKFSSDTLAGSCQDEDSLCSDAESLDVEPVNEGCSTSFEEVVAERIHRASVGGLHALLPMAKYDASMCYIRVVNHTGFLSHGLPMMHKQMCGVLTWQQIAAAIVLCGCYSRLDCRCLVTSSKCLTSLRIHSIIKHTHK, from the exons ATGAGATTGAGAAAGGGAAATAAGGTGGAGATCCGTGGCAATGCTGATGGACTTAGTGTGGAATGGTGTTGTGCTCGTATAATTTCTGGTGATGGACACACCTACAGTGTCCAGTATGACTGTTCTAGCACAACAAGCGAGGCCAGCATAGAGAGAGTTTCAAGGAAGGCCATCAGACCATGCCCCCCTCTTATTAAAGGTATTGAGAGTTGGGCAGCAAATGATCATGTGGAGGTTTACATTGCCGGTTCTTGGAGAGCAGCCACTGTTTTGAAAGTCATTGGTGGAGATTTCTACTTGGTTAGGTTGTGGGTATCTTGCAAGGAGTTTAATGTCCTCAAAGTAAACATGAGGGCACGCCAATCTTGGCAAAATGGACAATGGGTTGTCATGTCAAAG GGATCAGGAATGTCTGGAGATGTGATGTCTAGCCGGTATTTGATTTCAAACAGTTACAAGGATCAACCTGAAAATCAGTgcagaaatattttttctccagGATTAGATGCCAGTGGTCTTCAGGAATCTCGTCTGGCTTCATCTTCAACATTGAAGAGAATGTCCCCTTATGACTCCTCTGTTATTGAGGCTTATCCCAGAAAATTAAGGGATGTTGAGAATATGGGTGGGTGTGAAAGGTTCAAAGCTGTAGCCACAGCCCCCTTGCTGCAAAAGGTAGATGCTGTTGCTTACCCACAAAATATTATGGGTGAAAAATGCATGCATACTTCCTATACTAATGGTGCCAACCAATATTATGAAACAGGAAAGGAGAATCCTTGTAATGTTTCAACACACTTTCTTGAGAGAATTGAAGAACCTGATTATTCTTGTAGTGATCAGAGTTCGGTTGGCAGTTGTAGTGTGATAAGTAGTAACTCAAATAAATTTTCCAGTGATACTTTAGCAGGTTCTTGCCAGGATGAAGATTCCCTTTGCAGTGATGCAGAATCTCTAGATGTTGAACCTGTGAATGAAGGATGCTCCACTTCTTTCGAAGAGGTTGTAGCAGAAAGAATTCATAG GGCCAGTGTAGGAGGCTTGCATGCCTTGCTTCCAATGGCTAAGTATGATGCTAG TATGTGTTATATCAGGGTAGTTAATCACACTGGATTTCTGTCACATGGCCTCCCCATGATGCATAAGCAGATGTGTGGTGTGTTGACATGGCAGCAAATTGCAGCTGCAATAGTGCTTTGCGGCTGTTACTCCAGACTG GATTGCAGGTGTCTTGTCACAAGTTCAAAATGTCTAACATCTCTCCGTATCCACTCTATTATCAAACATACTCACAAATGA